Proteins found in one Leishmania major strain Friedlin complete genome, chromosome 35 genomic segment:
- a CDS encoding conserved hypothetical protein (previous protein_id=AAZ14278.1), with amino-acid sequence MSWNATSFFTGSLDLEDEVKVLGDYVVGHRLGEGAYGSVYVVKYLPSGDRFALKILQKQDLFTSSGIYPVAYYDADGGAAPWEAEGAESHPLGGAPVPTVAALAKTFEQQIISEAMVMQALEHPHVVKFYKFLNSTTAFYFVMELAEGGKLLDLILSKSYFAEDEARMYFQQLISAIDYCHRNGVAHKDLKAENLLLSDDGRLLVCDFGFSSKIAKENIDDPEQTIGTGGNAALLDTINNGGMFGTLHYTSPEAVMASSQQWKLAFVGNMAVPAETLGIPEDQQQGGPARYSPSSTATPWSSFSTSSSSASHTSSCSGSLARGWRRKAAEVVSSKHWKARGKISGKGSGASLRTSNSTSLIDEAGTAHKLSADKRRVRPDSLTPLPSATEAAAPGSSLHRAGSTHSLASATNSHKHKWVSPTSGLNKVGEGLSILVKSLMGSNGSSSGGHHHHHHSHDSHARSSHAKPPQEKQTAIVVRSSADAKAKLKRTSSTAAFSVGGEAEEGPSAAHQPLRHLRTNAPSQARVPSPSSGMSPAVSPNTSSFASPRFHESVAAAAACIADSPTAAGAAKLSTHSSPAGSPTDSKSVITSPARHRPGTKDGGAVSDADVGEFGPPVTAFDRDAVGAPPLPLPVPPTTASTLKAPNSSSAPPRTLHHCHQAHEHKHHHHRHRQPRSNSSSQILGTSTPCKSQLIIVDPFQQDLWSAGVILFFMLTGRLPFEGRDEEETLHLIQVNEFAFADEEAQRISPAARRLVAQMLAPEPTDRPTIEQIIANPWFRRDLQLEKDFPHRKDLMEALGSARPASALRHPLPPKSAKGARLTADASAGPSGAGRGSDTSAWMSTSHGVSSSCGSSVTNAAAVSPHFHSFAPDARAPVPLVPSRDTSLNTGSSAHPGGAPGSSPGSDQHRDASAPTTCNFLDFSTHHSVTPEEEWVLETAFRKVDSDGYGCITRDQVRDMLTTLHGDVVPTEDVDELVRLFTGDASAASITFQQFRDAWVSKDLAHTPFSHNSEFQLVNIIGTEMDAIERGVVRQLRTAFNSLDESHRGVIQLHQVQRVFERCHIAVHKEDCLSFIKYFHETELACCTDWAPLHSQRRGPAPNTMSLLHASGTASPRGLAKVHSLPPATGSTHCSSPATTHYGATTPKLPSETGDADTAATTTTTAGGTTYTGSQGTSRGAPKPPLSPSSITVSFNSFVHGIVKSDILLKHPLGRKLAAATNLAALFQSRNVTECVRHGFLVTGLQNVILAKLTSMPEQLQLLHSDEVVSNAENVYSFRYLGSSALMTIPTTSTATPPMSSPLVAMTASTGPATTSSPLELQGRFSAQHRDHATPAVSSLQRRTVSSDAGNGPTGSVAATSNAGTHLHNPSPCLSDQSTVRSRATCTKPPSASHHTLARADSPGSVMHSPSPEKVSGSTLTSCSTLASQSQRSPTVSMHCSSSGPRATGGTTAHRIASRSSSARGTTPSHAVGLSCPSNSLQHSPTSRCARIRHLCGQDARTDPHHDTGHNDDGVRDDTHDFSSCPHNSSSAVNTAIDDSHSKRSRAALSSSVGEELKDTNTTPVAGGRRRVKENVTQFPFPSISSAVAILPTTPAALAHREMAYSSSDPVTLVNGVCDIDVILSPASLGYTMMQFRCMHGDTSDFHEAVAFISNALELEREQAMQDTMTRGESELM; translated from the coding sequence ATGAGCTGGAATGCAACCTCTTTTTTCACCGGGTCCTTAGACCTGGAAGACGAGGTGAAGGTGTTGGGCGACTACGTCGTGGGCCATCGCCTCGGCGAGGGCGCGTACGGCTCCGTCTATGTCGTCAAGTACCTTCCATCGGGGGACCGCTTCGCGTTGAAGATTTTGCAGAAGCAGGATCTCTTCACAAGCTCTGGCATCTACCCCGTCGCCTACTACGAcgcagacggcggcgcggcgccgtggGAGGCCGAGGGCGCGGAGTCGCACCCGTTGGGTGGGGCTCCTGTCCCCACGGTGGCTGCTCTGGCCAAGACTTTTGAGCAGCAGATAATCTCCGAGGCGATGGTGATGCAGGCCCTCGAACACCCTCACGTAGTGAAGTTCTACAAGTTCTTGAATTCCACGACGGCCTTCTACTTTGTGatggagctggcggagggcGGGAAGCTGTTAGACTTGATTCTCTCCAAGAGCTATTTTgccgaggacgaggcgcgcaTGTACTTCCAGCAGCTCATTTCTGCCATCGACTACTGCCACCGCAACGGGGTCGCGCACAAGGACTTGAAGGCAGAGAACTTGCTGCTGAGCGACGACGGCCGCCTCTTGGTGTGCGACTTCGGCTTCTCCTCAAAAATTGCCAAGGAGAACATCGACGACCCGGAGCAGACAATCGGCACGGGCGGCAACGCTGCTCTCCTCGACACCATAAACAATGGAGGCATGTTTGGGACGCTGCACTACACCAGCCcggaggcggtgatggcgtCCTCACAGCAGTGGAAGCTCGCCTTTGTGGGAAACatggcggtgccggcagaGACTTTGGGAATCCCGGAGGACCAACAACAGGGCGGTCCCGCTCGCTACTCCCCTTCTTCTACCGCGACACCCTGGTCCAGCTTCAGcacctcgtcgtcctcggcgtcgcACACATCGTCGTGCAGCGGCTCGTTGGCGCGAGGGTGGCGACGGaaggcagcggaggtggtTAGCTCGAAGCACTGGAAGGCGCGTGGCAAAATCAGCGGCAAAGGTAGCGGCGCCTCTCTGCGCACGTCAAACAGCACCAGTCTGATCGACGAGGCGGGAACGGCGCACAAGCTGTCGGCGGACAAGCGACGGGTGCGGCCCGATTCTTTGACCCCACTGCCGTCCGCCAccgaggccgccgcccctgGATCTTCTCTGCACCGCGCTGGTAGCACCCACAgcctcgccagcgccaccaacAGCCACAAACACAAATGGGTGTCGCCGACCAGTGGGCTTAATAAGGTTGGGGAGGGGCTTAGCATCCTCGTAAAATCCCTCAtgggcagcaacggcagcagcagtggcggtcaccaccatcaccatcataGCCATGACTCGcatgcgcgcagcagccacgctAAGCCACCGCAAGAGAAGCAGACAGCGATAGTTGTGCGATCGAGCGCGGATGCGAAGGCCAAACTGAAGCGCAcgagcagcactgccgctTTCTCCGTCGGCGGAGAAGCGGAAGAGGGCCCCTCTGCGGCGCATCAGCCGTTGCGGCATCTGCGCACCAACGCTCCTTCACAGGCGCGTGTGCCGTCGCCATCCTCCGGTATGTCGCCGGCCGTGTCCCCCAACACCTCGTCCTTTGCGAGCCCGCGATTCCACGAGTcggtggccgccgcagcagcgtgtaTCGCCGATTCCCCGACTGCTGCCGGGGCCGCAAAGCTCAGCACGCACTCTTCACCCGCCGGCAGCCCAACTGACTCGAAGTCTGTCATCACGTCACCAGCACGCCACCGCCCAGGCACGAAGGACGGTGGTGCCGTTTCCGACGCCGACGTGGGTGAGTTCGGCCCTCCCGTCACGGCATTCGACAGGGATGCAgttggtgcgccgccgctgcctctgccggTGCCACCGACGACCGCCTCGACGCTAAAGGCGCCGAACTCGagcagcgcgccaccgcggaCCTTGCATCACTGTCACCAGGCTCATGAGCACAAgcatcaccatcaccgccatcGGCAGCCACGGTCCAACAGCAGTAGCCAGATTTTGGGCACTTCGACGCCATGCAAGTCGCAGCTCATCATTGTGGACCCTTTTCAGCAAGACTTGTGGAGCGCCGGCGTCATTCTCTTCTTCATGCTGACCGGCCGGTTGCCCTTCGAAGGCCGAGACGAAGAGGAAACGTTGCACTTGATTCAGGTGAACGAGTTCGCCTtcgccgacgaggaggcccAGCGCATCTCACCGGCCGCGCGGAGGTTGGTGGCACAGATGTTGGCCCCAGAGCCAACGGACCGACCTACCATCGAGCAGATCATCGCAAACCCATGGTTTAGGCGGGACTTGCAGCTCGAGAAGGACTTCCCACACCGCAAGGACCTGATGGAGGCGTTGGGCAGCGCGAGGCCGGCCTCGGCACTCCggcaccctctccctccaaAGTCTGCCAAAGGAGCGAGGCTCACGGCCGACGCGAGCGCGGGGCCCAGTGGCgccggccgcggcagcgacacaAGTGCCTGGATGAGCACCAGCCATGGCGTGTCGAGCTCAtgtggcagcagcgtgaccaacgctgctgcagtgtcGCCTCACTTCCACTCCTTCGCCCctgacgcgcgcgcgcctgtgccgctggtgccgtCGCGCGACACCTCGCTCAACACGGGATCGTCTGCACATCCAGGCGGCGCGCCCGGCAGCAGCCCCGGCTCCGACCAGCACCGCGACGCTTCCGCGCCCACTACCTGCAACTTCTTGGACTTCTCTACGCACCACTCCGTCACCCCagaggaggagtgggtgcTCGAGACAGCGTTTCGAAAGGTGGACTCGGACGGCTACGGCTGCATCACGCGGGACCAGGTGCGCGACATGCTCACGACCCTCCACGGTGACGTTGTCCCAACCGAGGACGTCGACGAGCTTGTGCGTCTCTTCACCGGCGATGCGAGTGCCGCCAGCATCACGTTCCAGCAGTTTCGCGATGCGTGGGTGAGCAAAGACCTGGCCCACACACCCTTCAGTCACAACAGCGAGTTTCAGCTGGTCAACATCATTGGGACGGAGATGGACGCGATTGAGCGGGgggtggtgcggcagctAAGGACGGCGTTCAACAGCCTCGACGAAAGCCACCGCGGCGTCATTCAGCTCCATCAGGTGCAGCGCGTCTTTGAAAGGTGTCACATAGCTGTGCACAAGGAGGATTGTCTCTCCTTTATCAAGTACTTCCACGAGACAGAGCTGGCTTGCTGCACCGACTGGGCTCCCCTCCAttcgcagcggcgggggccGGCGCCGAACACGATGAGCCTCTTGCATGCCTCCGGGACCGCATCGCCTCGGGGACTTGCAAAAGTTCATTCGCTGCCCCCCGCGACAGGCTCTACGCACTGCAGCAGTCCCGCGACGACGCACTACGGCGCCACCACACCCAAACTGCCGTCCGAAACGGGCGATGctgacaccgccgccaccaccaccaccaccgctggtGGCACAACCTACACCGGCTCGCAGGGCACATCGCGGGGGGCGCCGAAACCCCCCCTGTCGCCGTCTTCCATCACTGTCTCCTTCAACTCTTTCGTGCACGGCATCGTGAAGAGCGACATTCTGCTGAAGCACCCCCTTGGCCGCAAGCTGGCTGCCGCCACAAACCTCGCCGCGCTGTTTCAGTCCCGCAACGTGACGGAGTGCGTGCGGCACGGCTTTCTTGTCACTGGCCTGCAGAACGTCATATTGGCGAAGCTGACAAGCATGCCGGAGCAACTGCAGCTGTTGCACTCAGACGAGGTGGTCTCCAACGCTGAGAACGTCTACTCGTTTCGCTACCTCGGCTCCTCGGCGCTGATGACGATTCCCACGACGAgcacagcaacaccgccgATGTCTTCGCCGCTGGTAGCCATGACGGCGAGCACAGGCCCGGCAACGACTAGCTCCCCTCTGGAATTGCAAGGCAGGTTTTCGGCTCAGCACCGCGACCACGCCACTCCGGCGGTGTCTTCACTGCAACGACGCACTGTCAGCTCAGATGCTGGCAATGGCCCAACAggcagcgtggcggcgacgagcaACGCTGGCACCCACCTCCACAACCCCAGTCCTTGCTTGTCTGACCAGAGCACTGTGCGCTCGCGCGCTACGTGCACGAAGCCGCCGTCTGCCAGCCACCACACGCTCGCGCGAGCAGACTCACCCGGCTCTGTCATGCACTCCCCCAGCCCAGAGAAggtcagcggcagcacgctcacaagctgcagcaccttaGCCTCGCAGTCGCAACGAAGCCCCACTGTGTCGATGCATTGTTCGTCAAGCGGCCCCCGAGCGACGGGCGGTACCACCGCGCACCGGATAGCATCGCGGAGCTCTAGCGCCAGGGGGACGACTCCAAGTCACGCCGTTGGCCTTTCCTGCCCCTCGAACTCGCTGCAGCACTCCCCGACGTCGCGCTGCGCTCGCATCCGGCACCTTTGCGGGCAggacgcgcgcacagaccCTCACCACGACACAGGTCACAACGATGACGGCGTTCGTGACGACACACACGACTTCTCTTCCTGTCCACACAACAGCTCCTCCGCTGTGAACACCGCCATCGACGACAGCCATAGTAAGCGCAGCCGGGCTGCCCTCTCCTCCAGCGTGGGGGAGGAGCTCAAGGACACGAACACCACGCCAGTAGCTggtgggcggcggagggTCAAGGAGAACGTCACACAGtttcccttcccctccatCTCGAGCGCGGTCGCCATCCTGCCGACGACGCCAGCGGCTTTGGCGCATCGAGAAATGGCCTACAGCAGCAGTGACCCGGTGACGCTAGTGAATGGGGTGTGCGACATAGACGTTATTCTGTCGCCTGCCAGCCTGGGCTACACGATGATGCAGTTCCGCTGCATGCATGGCGACACAAGCGACTTTCACGAAGCCGTGGCATTTATTTCGAATGCCCTCGAGCTGGAACGGGAGCAGGCGATGCAAGATACTATGACGCGCGGAGAGAGTGAGCTCATGTGA